The following are encoded in a window of Streptomyces griseiscabiei genomic DNA:
- the glgB gene encoding 1,4-alpha-glucan branching enzyme, which produces MTPRPPSEDSTQHPDAGADAPAPVKKTAAKKTAPVKRSAATKKTAAKRAPAKRAPAEGVPAGETAAEKAAVKKATAKKTTTTTAAAATAAKKTATKKAATKKTAGGGKAAPRKVTVAEGAADEAPTKKTAAKKTTAKKLAAKKTAKAVAKKAAPAKAVAKKAAPAKAVTKAVTKAVAKKAAVKKTAAKKAVTAEAAAAVAAAPAEAVVEKAVTKKAAAKKTVTKRASAKKAVKVPQDAASAASVVPPGAATAGPEATAAQPTASGSVLTESATGPEPALPHQTTTEPAGPEPLLPHQATTDPATPDPVLPKQATTEPTGPAPVPAAPAAPPALTQPAFSPAMDGSDRERLLAGTHHAPHSVLGAHPAPGGVVFRVFRPYALGVSVVAGSLRAELHDDGGGFFSALLPLREVPGAYRLLVSYEGTEQETEDAYRFLPAIGELDLYLIGEGRHEELWRALGAQPMTHQGVTGTRFTVWAPNARGVRLAGTFNFWDGSGFPMRSLGSSGVWELFVPGIGEGELYKFEITRPDGSKTLRADPMARRTEVPPLTSSVVHASHYEWTDEEWLAARTETPAHEAPFSVYEVHLPSWRPGLTYRQLAEQLPAYVSDLGFTHVELLPIAEHPFGGSWGYQVTGFYAPTARLGTPDDFKYLVDALHRAGIGVLMDWVPAHFPRDDWALAEFDGRPLYEHEDPLRAAHPDWGTLEFDYGRREVRNFLVANALYWCEEYHIDGLRVDAVASMLYLDYSREAGQWTPNEHGGRENLDAVAFLQEMNATVYRRVPGVVTIAEESTAWDGVTRATHHTGPGGFGGLGFGLKWNMGWMHDSLGYMAKEPVHRKHHHHEMTFSMVYAYSENYVLPISHDEVVHGKRSLVSKMPGDWWQQRADHRAYLGFMWAHPGKQLLFMGQEFAQGAEWSEAHGPDWWLLDPAYGAEADHRGVRDLVRDLNHTYRRTPALWEQDTRPAGFSWITGDSADDNVLAFLRLAEDGTPLLAVSNFSPVVREEYRLGVPEDVPAWREILNTDAAAYGGTGATTPDPVKPDPHPWHARPASIRLTLPPLTTLWLRPA; this is translated from the coding sequence GTGACTCCCCGCCCGCCGTCCGAGGACAGCACGCAACACCCCGACGCCGGGGCCGACGCACCGGCCCCGGTGAAGAAGACCGCCGCGAAGAAGACGGCGCCGGTGAAGAGGTCCGCCGCGACGAAGAAGACCGCCGCGAAGAGGGCGCCTGCGAAGAGGGCGCCCGCCGAGGGGGTGCCTGCGGGGGAGACGGCTGCGGAGAAGGCCGCGGTGAAGAAGGCGACGGCGAAGAAGACGACGACCACGACGGCGGCGGCGGCGACAGCGGCGAAGAAGACCGCGACGAAGAAAGCGGCGACGAAGAAGACCGCCGGGGGCGGCAAGGCGGCGCCACGGAAGGTGACCGTGGCGGAGGGCGCTGCCGACGAGGCCCCCACCAAGAAGACCGCGGCCAAGAAGACCACGGCCAAGAAGCTCGCGGCCAAGAAGACGGCGAAGGCGGTCGCCAAGAAGGCGGCCCCGGCGAAAGCGGTGGCGAAGAAGGCGGCGCCGGCCAAGGCGGTGACGAAAGCGGTGACGAAAGCGGTCGCCAAGAAAGCCGCGGTGAAGAAGACCGCGGCCAAGAAGGCGGTCACCGCCGAAGCCGCGGCAGCCGTGGCAGCCGCCCCCGCCGAAGCCGTGGTCGAGAAGGCCGTGACCAAGAAGGCCGCGGCGAAGAAGACCGTGACGAAGCGGGCCTCGGCGAAGAAGGCCGTGAAGGTGCCGCAGGACGCGGCGAGCGCGGCCTCGGTCGTCCCGCCGGGCGCGGCAACGGCGGGGCCCGAGGCGACCGCCGCCCAACCGACCGCCTCCGGATCGGTGCTGACCGAGTCGGCGACGGGCCCCGAACCGGCCCTGCCCCACCAGACCACCACCGAGCCGGCCGGCCCCGAACCGCTCCTCCCCCACCAGGCCACCACCGATCCCGCCACCCCGGACCCGGTGCTCCCCAAGCAGGCGACCACCGAGCCGACGGGCCCGGCGCCGGTGCCGGCCGCGCCCGCCGCCCCTCCCGCACTCACCCAGCCCGCCTTCTCCCCCGCGATGGACGGATCGGACCGCGAGCGGTTGCTCGCCGGGACGCATCACGCGCCGCACTCCGTGCTCGGGGCCCACCCCGCGCCCGGCGGTGTCGTGTTCCGGGTGTTCCGGCCCTACGCGCTCGGGGTGAGCGTGGTGGCGGGGTCGCTGCGGGCGGAGCTGCACGACGACGGGGGCGGGTTCTTCTCCGCGCTGCTGCCGCTGCGGGAGGTGCCGGGGGCGTACCGGCTGCTGGTCTCGTACGAGGGGACGGAGCAGGAGACGGAGGACGCGTACCGTTTCCTGCCCGCGATCGGTGAGCTGGACCTGTATCTGATCGGCGAGGGCCGGCACGAGGAGCTGTGGCGGGCGCTCGGCGCCCAGCCGATGACCCACCAGGGAGTCACCGGTACCCGGTTCACGGTGTGGGCGCCGAACGCGCGGGGCGTGCGCCTCGCCGGGACCTTCAACTTCTGGGACGGCTCCGGCTTCCCGATGCGTTCGCTGGGCTCCTCGGGTGTGTGGGAGCTGTTCGTGCCCGGGATCGGCGAGGGCGAGCTGTACAAGTTCGAGATCACCCGGCCGGACGGTTCGAAGACGCTCCGGGCCGACCCGATGGCCCGCCGTACGGAGGTGCCGCCGCTGACCTCGTCCGTCGTGCACGCCTCGCACTACGAGTGGACGGACGAGGAGTGGCTGGCGGCGCGGACGGAAACCCCCGCGCACGAGGCGCCGTTCTCCGTGTACGAGGTCCATCTGCCGTCCTGGCGACCGGGGCTGACGTACCGTCAACTCGCCGAGCAGCTCCCGGCGTACGTCTCCGACCTCGGCTTCACCCATGTCGAGCTGCTGCCGATCGCCGAGCACCCCTTCGGCGGCTCCTGGGGCTACCAGGTCACCGGCTTCTACGCGCCGACCGCCCGCCTCGGCACCCCCGACGACTTCAAGTACCTGGTCGACGCCCTGCACCGGGCCGGGATCGGGGTGCTGATGGACTGGGTGCCGGCGCACTTCCCGCGGGACGACTGGGCGTTGGCCGAGTTCGACGGGCGTCCGCTGTACGAGCACGAGGACCCGCTGCGGGCGGCGCACCCCGACTGGGGGACGCTGGAGTTCGACTACGGGCGCCGCGAGGTGCGCAACTTCCTGGTGGCGAACGCCCTGTACTGGTGCGAGGAGTACCACATCGACGGGCTGCGGGTGGATGCCGTGGCGTCGATGCTGTACCTCGACTACTCGCGCGAGGCGGGCCAGTGGACGCCGAACGAGCACGGCGGCCGGGAGAACCTGGACGCGGTCGCCTTCCTCCAGGAGATGAACGCGACCGTGTACCGGCGGGTGCCGGGTGTCGTGACGATCGCGGAGGAGTCCACGGCCTGGGACGGTGTCACCCGTGCCACCCATCACACCGGTCCGGGCGGCTTCGGCGGGCTCGGCTTCGGTCTGAAGTGGAACATGGGCTGGATGCACGACTCGCTGGGCTACATGGCCAAGGAGCCCGTCCACCGCAAGCACCACCACCACGAGATGACCTTCTCGATGGTGTACGCGTACAGCGAGAACTACGTCCTGCCGATCTCCCACGACGAGGTCGTGCACGGCAAGAGGTCGCTGGTGTCGAAGATGCCGGGCGACTGGTGGCAGCAGCGCGCCGACCACCGTGCGTATCTGGGCTTCATGTGGGCCCACCCGGGCAAGCAACTCCTCTTCATGGGACAGGAGTTCGCCCAGGGCGCGGAGTGGTCGGAGGCGCACGGGCCCGACTGGTGGCTGCTCGACCCGGCGTACGGGGCGGAGGCCGACCACCGGGGGGTGCGGGACCTGGTCCGCGACCTCAACCACACCTACCGCCGCACACCGGCCCTGTGGGAGCAGGACACCCGGCCGGCCGGGTTCTCCTGGATCACGGGGGACTCGGCGGACGACAACGTCCTGGCGTTCCTGCGGCTCGCCGAGGACGGTACGCCGTTGCTGGCCGTCTCCAACTTCTCGCCCGTGGTGCGGGAGGAGTACCGGTTGGGGGTGCCCGAGGACGTCCCGGCCTGGCGGGAGATCCTCAACACGGACGCGGCGGCGTACGGGGGCACGGGGGCCACGACCCCCGACCCGGTCAAGCCCGACCCCCACCCCTGGCACGCCCGCCCCGCCAGCATCCGCCTCACCCTCCCCCCACTCACCACCCTCTGGCTCCGCCCGGCGTAG
- a CDS encoding maltokinase N-terminal cap-like domain-containing protein: MSEAATHSTATSPAPPPAAEPGPGLLVSLEPLLREWLPRQRWFAGKGRPVTGFSLVAATELLPVGAASAGLLHLLVRAHQPLVPSQGAPAHPGDCYQLLLGVRETLPPRLAPALIGHVAEGRLAGRTVYEALHDPRLADVLLEALRSTARVGELRCERDTRCDIPEGLVPRVLTSEQSNSSIVYGDTFILKLFRRVVPGANPDLELPLVLSRENCPRVPAPVAWMLADLGRTTADREPHTLGVLQPFLHGAADGWELALSVLAKGEDFTAEARALGRATAEVHTALTRALPTVTLGRPQLESLVDGMTGRLEATAQAVPALRPYAPGLRTAFEALADLAAEGRTWTAQRIHGDLHLGQCLRSPSGEWSLIDFEGEPSKPLAERRMPQPVARDIAGMLRSFDYAAHSSRPPADGWATACRAAYCSGYADVAGTDPRTDPVLLRAYETDKAVYEVLYEARHRPDWLPVPLAAVHRLATDPCTDTP; the protein is encoded by the coding sequence ATGTCGGAAGCCGCCACGCACTCCACCGCGACAAGTCCTGCTCCACCGCCCGCCGCGGAGCCGGGTCCCGGGCTGCTCGTCTCCCTGGAGCCGCTGCTGCGGGAGTGGCTGCCCCGGCAGCGCTGGTTCGCGGGGAAGGGGCGGCCGGTCACCGGGTTCAGCCTGGTGGCGGCCACCGAACTGCTGCCGGTCGGGGCCGCCTCGGCCGGACTCCTGCATCTCCTCGTCCGGGCCCATCAGCCGCTGGTGCCGTCCCAGGGCGCCCCGGCCCACCCCGGCGACTGCTACCAACTGCTGCTCGGCGTACGCGAGACCCTGCCGCCCCGGCTGGCGCCCGCGCTGATCGGGCATGTGGCCGAGGGCCGGCTGGCGGGGCGGACGGTGTACGAGGCACTGCACGATCCGCGTCTCGCCGATGTGCTGCTGGAGGCCCTGCGCTCGACGGCACGCGTCGGGGAGCTGCGCTGCGAGCGGGACACACGGTGCGACATTCCCGAGGGTCTGGTGCCGCGCGTGCTGACCTCGGAGCAGTCCAACTCGTCGATCGTCTACGGCGATACGTTCATCCTCAAGCTCTTCCGCCGGGTCGTCCCCGGGGCCAACCCCGATCTCGAACTGCCCCTGGTGCTCTCCCGCGAGAACTGTCCCCGGGTTCCGGCGCCGGTGGCCTGGATGCTGGCGGACCTGGGCCGGACCACCGCCGACCGGGAGCCGCACACCCTGGGCGTCCTGCAGCCGTTCCTGCACGGCGCGGCCGACGGCTGGGAGCTGGCGCTGAGCGTGCTGGCCAAGGGCGAGGACTTCACGGCCGAGGCCCGGGCCCTGGGCCGGGCGACCGCCGAGGTGCACACCGCGCTGACCCGGGCCCTGCCCACGGTCACGCTGGGCCGGCCGCAGCTGGAATCACTGGTCGACGGGATGACCGGACGACTGGAGGCCACCGCGCAGGCCGTCCCCGCGCTGCGGCCGTACGCGCCCGGTCTGCGCACGGCGTTCGAGGCGCTCGCCGATCTCGCCGCCGAGGGCCGCACCTGGACCGCGCAGCGCATCCACGGCGACCTCCATCTCGGGCAGTGTCTGCGCTCGCCCTCCGGGGAGTGGTCGCTCATAGATTTCGAGGGCGAGCCGTCGAAGCCGCTGGCCGAGCGGCGGATGCCGCAGCCCGTCGCGCGTGACATCGCCGGCATGCTCCGCTCCTTCGACTACGCCGCGCACTCGTCGCGGCCCCCGGCCGACGGCTGGGCGACCGCGTGCCGGGCCGCGTACTGCTCCGGTTACGCGGACGTCGCCGGAACCGATCCCCGGACCGATCCCGTACTGCTGCGCGCGTACGAGACCGACAAGGCGGTGTACGAGGTCCTCTACGAGGCCCGGCACCGCCCCGACTGGCTGCCGGTGCCCCTGGCCGCCGTCCACCGCCTGGCCACGGACCCCTGCACCGACACCCCCTGA
- the treS gene encoding maltose alpha-D-glucosyltransferase, with translation MIVNEPVPDTFEDTPQKDRDPDWFKRAVFYEVLVRSFQDSNGDGIGDLKGLTAKLDYLQWLGIDCIWLPPFFKSPLRDGGYDVSDYTAVLPEFGDLADFVEFVDAAHQRGMRVIIDFVMNHTSDQHPWFQESRKDPDGPYGEYYVWADDDKQFPGARIIFVDTEASNWTFDPVRKQYYWHRFFSHQPDLNYENPAVQEEMISALRFWLDLGIDGFRLDAVPYLYQQEGTNCENLPATHDFLKRVRKEIDAHYPDTVILAEANQWPEDVVDYFGDFASGGDECHMAFHFPVMPRIFMAVRRESRYPVSEILAKTPAIPASCQWGIFLRNHDELTLEMVTDEERDYMYAEYAKDPRMRANIGIRRRLAPLLDNDRNQIELFTALLLSLPGSPILYYGDEIGMGDNIWLGDRDAVRTPMQWTPDRNAGFSSCDPGRLSLPTIMDPVYGYQVTNVEASMSSPSSLLHWTRRMIEIRKQNPAFGLGTYTELPSSNPSVLAYLREHGDDLVLCVNNFSRFAQPTELDLRAYEGRHPVELIGGVRFPAIGELPYLLTLAGHGFYWFRLRKDHPKDTV, from the coding sequence ATGATCGTCAACGAGCCCGTTCCGGACACCTTCGAGGACACTCCGCAGAAGGACCGGGACCCGGACTGGTTCAAACGCGCCGTCTTCTACGAGGTCCTGGTCCGCTCCTTCCAGGACAGCAACGGCGACGGCATCGGCGACCTCAAGGGCCTGACCGCCAAACTCGACTACCTGCAGTGGCTCGGCATCGACTGCATCTGGCTCCCGCCCTTCTTCAAATCCCCCCTCCGCGACGGCGGCTACGACGTCTCCGACTACACCGCCGTCCTCCCCGAATTCGGCGACCTCGCCGACTTCGTCGAATTCGTCGACGCCGCCCACCAACGCGGCATGCGCGTCATCATCGACTTCGTCATGAACCACACCAGCGACCAGCACCCCTGGTTCCAGGAATCCAGAAAAGACCCCGACGGCCCCTACGGCGAATACTACGTCTGGGCCGACGACGACAAACAGTTCCCCGGCGCCCGCATCATCTTCGTCGACACCGAAGCCTCCAACTGGACCTTCGACCCCGTCCGCAAGCAGTACTACTGGCACCGCTTCTTCTCCCACCAGCCCGACCTCAACTACGAGAACCCCGCCGTACAGGAAGAGATGATCTCCGCCCTGCGGTTCTGGCTCGACCTCGGCATCGACGGCTTCCGCCTCGACGCCGTGCCCTACCTGTACCAACAGGAAGGCACCAACTGCGAAAACCTTCCCGCAACCCACGACTTCCTCAAACGGGTACGCAAGGAGATCGACGCCCACTACCCCGACACCGTCATCCTCGCCGAAGCCAACCAATGGCCCGAGGACGTCGTCGACTACTTCGGCGACTTCGCCAGCGGCGGCGACGAATGCCACATGGCCTTCCACTTCCCCGTCATGCCCCGCATCTTCATGGCCGTGCGCCGGGAATCCCGCTACCCCGTCTCGGAAATCCTCGCCAAGACCCCCGCCATCCCCGCAAGCTGCCAATGGGGCATCTTCCTGCGCAACCACGACGAGCTCACCCTCGAAATGGTCACCGACGAAGAACGCGACTACATGTACGCGGAATACGCCAAAGACCCCCGCATGCGCGCCAACATCGGCATCCGCCGCCGCCTCGCCCCACTCCTGGACAACGACCGCAACCAGATCGAACTCTTCACCGCCCTGCTCCTCTCCCTGCCCGGCTCACCGATCCTCTACTACGGCGACGAGATCGGCATGGGCGACAACATCTGGCTCGGCGACCGCGACGCCGTCCGCACCCCCATGCAATGGACCCCCGACCGCAACGCCGGCTTCTCCTCCTGCGACCCCGGACGCCTCTCCCTCCCCACGATCATGGACCCCGTCTACGGCTACCAGGTCACCAACGTCGAAGCCTCGATGTCGTCGCCGTCGTCGCTGCTGCACTGGACCCGCCGGATGATCGAGATCCGCAAACAGAACCCGGCATTCGGCCTCGGGACATACACCGAACTGCCCTCGTCGAACCCGTCCGTACTCGCCTACCTGCGCGAACACGGGGACGACCTGGTGCTGTGCGTGAACAACTTCTCCCGTTTCGCGCAGCCCACGGAACTCGATCTGCGGGCCTACGAAGGACGCCATCCCGTCGAACTCATCGGCGGAGTGCGTTTCCCCGCCATCGGTGAACTGCCCTATCTCCTCACCCTCGCGGGCCACGGCTTCTACTGGTTCCGCCTGCGGAAGGACCACCCGAAGGACACCGTGTAA